Proteins from a single region of Orcinus orca chromosome 20, mOrcOrc1.1, whole genome shotgun sequence:
- the LOC101278150 gene encoding zinc finger protein 432 isoform X5, translated as MIQAQETLSFKDVAVDFTWEEWQLLAPPQKDLYRDVMLENYSNLLSVGYRVSKPDAMSKLERGEEPWTIEDEIHSQTCPETGNVGNHLQGDWENQRTLKGIEQYQEHNAFGNPVPQSKSHSSFRQNHDMFEFYIKTLKSHLSLVSQGQSYEIKNSTKCNGDGKSFLHGKHEEFHSPVQCPVSAKSISSKSQVIKHQGTHNAEKAHICSECGKAFVKKSQLTDHQRVHTGEKPYGCSMCAKVFSRKSRLNEHQRIHKREKSFICGDCGKVFTMKSRLIEHQRTHTGEKPYICSDCGKGFPGKRNLIVHQRNHTGEKCYICNECGKGFTGKSMLTIHQRTHTGEKPYICSECGKGFTTKHYVIIHQRNHTGEKPYICNECGKGFTMKRRLIEHQRTHTGEKPYVCNECGKGFPRKNNLIVHQRNHTVEKSYVCGECGKGFTVKSMLIIHQRTHTGEKPYICSECGKGFPLKSRLVVHQRTHTGEKPYRCSECGKGFIVNSGLMLHQRTHTGEKPYICNKCGKGFAFKSNLVVHQRTHTGEKPFTCNECGKGFTMKRYLIIHQQIHMGEKSYICSECGKGFVMETELILHQQIHTGEKPYACNECGRGFTVKSRLVVHQRTHTGEKPFVCSECGKGFSSKRNLIVHQRTHNGNKS; from the exons GGTATCGGGTCAGCAAACCAGATGCAATGTCCAAGTTGGAACGAGGGGAAGAACCGTGGACAATAGAAGATGAAATCCACAGTCAAACCTGTCCAG aAACTGGCAACGTTGGTAATCATCTTCAGGGTGACTGGGAAAATCAAAGAACGCTGAAAGGTATAGAACAATACCAGGAACATAATGCATTTGGAAATCCTGTTCCTCAAAGCAAAAGTCATTCCTCTTTCAGGCAAAATCATGATATGTTTGAGTTCTATATAAAAACTTTGAAATCACATTTAAGTTTAGTCAGCCAGGGCCAAAGCTATGAAATTAAGAACTCTACTAAATGTAATGGAGATGGGAAATCGTTTCTGCATGGTAAGCATGAAGAATTTCATTCTCCAGTTCAATGCCCTGTAAGTGCAAAATCCATCAGTAGTAAGTCCCAAGTCATTAAGCACCAAGGAACTCACAAtgcagagaaagcccacatatgcagtgaatgtgggaaagcctttgtTAAGAAGTCTCAGCTCACTGACCATCAGAGAGTTCATACAGGGGAGAAACCTTATGGATGCAGTATGTGTGCAAAAGTATTCTCCCGAAAGTCCAGGCTCAAtgaacatcagagaattcacaagAGAGAGAAATCCTTTATATGCGGTGATTGTGGAAAAGTCTTCACCATGAAGAGCCGTCTGATCGAACACCAGCgaactcacactggagagaaaccttacatATGCAGTGACTGTGGAAAAGGCTTCCCAGGGAAGCGTAACCTCATTGTACATCAGCGAAATCATACTGGAGAGAAATGCTACATATGTAATGAATGCGGAAAAGGCTTCACTGGGAAGAGCATGCTTACTATACACCAGCGAactcatacaggagagaaaccctacatctgcagtgaatgtgggaaaggcTTTACCACAAAGCACTATGTCATCATACACCAACGAAAccatacaggagagaaaccctacatatgcaatgaatgtgggaaagGTTTCACCATGAAGAGGCGTCTGATTGAACATCAGCGAACTCATACAGGAGAAAAGCCGTATGTGTGCAATGAATGTGGAAAAGGCTTTCCCAGGAAGAATAATCTGATTGTACATCAGAGAAATCATACAGTAGAGAAATCCTACGTATGTGGTGAATGTGGAAAAGGCTTCACCGTGAAGAGCATGCTCATCATACATCAACgaactcacactggagagaaaccctacatctgcagtgaatgtgggaaaggcTTCCCATTGAAGAGTCGGCTTGTTGTGCATCAGCGAACGCATACGGGTGAGAAACCTTATAGATGCAGCGAATGTGGGAAAGGCTTCATCGTGAATAGCGGACTGATGTTACATCAGCgaactcacactggagagaagccctataTATGCAATAAATGTGGAAAAGGGTTTGCCTTTAAGAGCAATCTTGTGGTACATCAGCgaactcatactggagagaaaccctttaCATGCAATGAGTGTGGAAAAGGCTTCACGATGAAACGCTATCTCATCATACACCAGCAAATTCATATGGGAGAGAAGTCCTATATatgcagtgaatgtggaaaaGGTTTTGTCATGGAAACAGAGCTCATTTTACATCAGcaaattcatactggagagaaaccttatgccTGCAATGAATGTGGCAGAGGCTTCACTGTGAAAAGCCGTCTAGTCGTTCATCAGCGAactcatacaggagagaaaccttttgtatgcagtgaatgtggaaaaGGCTTCTCCTCAAAGAGgaatctcattgtacatcagAGAACTCATAATGGAAACAAATCTTAA